The sequence ACTTCCGCCACACTTGCATAAACAACTGAACCTTGAATATATCAGAGAAAAGCCTTAAATTCCGTCTGAATTAAGTTGGAGAAACAAATGAGAGTAACTCCTCGTCTCCTTGGAATTTATCCATGTCTTCCTCCACCAAGTTAATCCATGCTTCTATTCCACCATTAGTTCCACTACTGTCGATGAAAATAACTAGATTCTTGAAAGGTAGGCTACCTGATCCAACCCATATAGGCTTCCCCCATCCAAAATCAGCTTCATATACAGGGAACCTACAAAAGCTGGTAAAGCGAAATGACTCTATCTCTCCTTTGGTGACTCTTTCAGCTCGCTCTTTCAAGAAATTCAAGTGCTTTGTGCCCTCTGGAAGTTTTTTTATGTAATCTCCATCGATTTTTCTATTGCTTCTCTCATTTGGTTCACAAGGGCATGGCGCTTCCCTTCTTTCATACCGTCGATGCATGGTCTTGTTATCGCAAACCAGATAATATTCCCAAAGTAATTCTCCGGCAATGGAGGGTCCATCCTTGTACGTAGGTTCACCGCATGCAGGATCGTGTAGATTTTTTTTGGGTCTGCCATCCCATGAGTGACAGCCATGAAGCGGCTCCATATGAGAGCCGATAAGGCTTCGATACGTGTAGGACGCCTTGGGAGATCTTCGGTTGTGCTTTGATCAGCGTACTTCTCTCTAAGTGCAGCTACACTAGAGGCACTAAATACAAATCTCTTTGTCAGAATCTTCTCCTTTGTCATACCAGTGCTTGGATTGAACCCGGATAAATTTATGGGAGGGAAGAGGTTGGCCAGTCCAAATTGTGGACAGACCATATGAGTATCCCGGCAAGCCACAGCCGCCCAACCGTTGACAAGCGTAATCACTGACGAAGCATCCGCGACCTTGTGGGAAATGCAAACACCAATTGCTATCCCACCGCACTTGAAGATATTGACTTGGATTGCCAGGACGATGTCGACTATATCGTCCAGTGCATAAGGAACGAATTTGCTTAGTTGCATGGGGTCCGGGTTGCATATGAACTCCGAAAGTTGGCACTTAACTTGGGCTTCAAAGTAGGGAACACCCTGGTCAGTGCAGTCGATGAAAAGATTGTCCTTGACTCGTCCGGCTAGTGGGTAGAATTGAACTAAGGTCATGGATAAGGTTTTCTTTAGCCAGATGAATCTTTCAATTGTATCAACTTTGACATCGCCATCCATTGGATAGAAAAGGATGATGGGTATAAAGATTGGACTGAGTACTTGATCAAGAAAGGAGAGTTGGAAATGGCGAAGGTGGGCAGGGGTCGGAGAAGATGGTTTTATGGTATCTGTGGAGATCACTTCAACCTCGATCTCTCCCATTGCCAATATTAAACACCAAACTGATCGGTACGCCCAACCCTGATTTGTGAATAGTCGTTCTGAATATTGTGATACTTGAGTGGATATTGGACCCTTCACAACCACATATGGTCCGATTGCAGATCTAAGCGCAGATGGTATGTCATGTTAGGTagtcaaaatgaaaaagacacTCCAACTGTGATGGGTGCGTAGATGTATAGAATTCCAATAGGCTAATTATATTCTTAAAACACAATACGAGTAGCCTATTTCGTAAAGCTAGAGGAAGCTACTTTTGATTTTCCAACAAATGCAAAGTTCTTTTGACTTTATGCCTTGTGAAAAATATCTTTGATTCCATTCAAAGTAATATGAAACACGCAAACGCGAACTTTAATTGAAGtataaattttttcctttacaattaaatataaaaaggaaaaaaaaaaaaaaaaccggaAATCTTTGTTATTTAGGCAATCTGGAAAGAAGCCTAAAAAGCTGTGTCCCAAAAGATTATTTAGGATCTAGATGAATTGTCCAAACCAAATTAATTAAGCAACCACCGGCAGCTTTTCATAGATGGTCTGGAGGTAACCTATCCTGATTGATGCATAACTACCTTCACCATCTGGATGTATACACTTGGAACTACTCCATGTTTAAGGCTTTTCCTAACTGGACCTCACATTGATTTATGGAGAAACTTTTCGTATGGATGTCAATTAAGACCTACCTGTAATATATTATTCTTTGAGCCACCTCAAGATCACAAAATCTTATACCAAAAATGCCAATGACAATGAGAGAAAGTACAAGAAGATGAATTTGCAGAAGCCTGCAGGTTAATGGCTATATTATATGGGAAATCTACTGTGCTTACAGCATTAATTTACATGTTTATTTAACAACAGGtggaaatgagaaatgaaaatgaattttttgtttccattcctattCATGATGAATAAGAATGAATTTGTAATTCCAATATGGaaatgaaggagaaaaaaaataaaatatccattCATTCCTACGTACCGAAGACACCCTTAATTgattcttcaaatgtactttTTACTATGTGTTTGTTAAACAAACAGTCTGAATAATCAGTTTGACAAAGTAGATGGATTATTAGTTGTCATTCTTAATGAAATGTGAAGAAGAGTGAGAAAATCAGTGGAGAGACTACCCATGATCATTTTATGTATATGACAAGAAATGAGGAACATAGAAGTTTCATGgctcaataataatatttgtttttttatcctctataatattctttatggttaatataataattctcTTCCATTTGTAAATGTAGGCAATGTTAGTCTATTCATGTTAAAATTCAATAAACCATTGTGTGTgagttgattttaattattttattttttagttttgcaCTAACCAAGAGCATTTAAGCTTTTACTATCATAACAAGTGGTATtagacttcttttttttccaacacACAATTTATCATAGAGACTAGGTCAAGATTTGTAAAAGATTCAAGGAGAATGGAATACACgagaattgcaaagaaattttgACTAGAAGTGGAGTTAGTCATTCTCTCAATGTAATGCGATTAGTGGAGCATGAACTTTGTCACTTGGAGTGTGGTTTATTCCATACTTTTATTGGATTTTGAAAGGTGAATCCTATGAAGTGTTTGAACTCATGGCACATAAGAGGACCGTGGCGTATGGGGTGAATATGGTGCACAGGGGATTGTATAGCGCATGAAGAAGTTGTGGCATGAAATAAGAAACAGGTTAAGACAAGTTTTGAGGTCGAGTATAGTTGAATCTTTGTGATATATTAGAAGAGTCATGTGTACCCGTGATTGCATATGGGTATGTGAGGTGAACAATAAGGACATGTATGACAAAGAGATGAAAGATTCACTCCATGGAATTTGATTTAAGGTGGAAATTATTATAAAGTATCTCAAATtcctattttgtaaatattccTTTTGGTAAAATATACTATATAGAGTATTTTAGATGTTAGTATTCTCTTATAAAATGGAAATGTGCATGTGAAACTTAAAGGTCCTTGGTGGAGCATGGCTTGCACTTTAAGGTACAAATACACGGAGCATGAAATATGGGATGTTTAAGGATCcaataattacatatattttcttttatcctccataatattaaaaatagattttaagatATCAAAATCCTATTTGATACATGATGCATTTTGACATCGATAAGAAGAAGAACTCATTGGTGATTTAGAGAGCTACATTATCCCTATCGAATACCAATTTGATAGCTGGTGATGAAGATCTCTTATATCGATTGCTATCAAAtcccattttgatatatttaaaaacttattggAAGGGATAGCAAACTCATTTGATATACGAAATTCAATTTGATAGACAAAGATATAATAATCATGGTATCGCATGCTATCAAGCTTTATCGAATTGGCTATTTCGATATTATATGTTGAAGGAAAGACCAATCTCTATATTAACTAGTATTAAATTGGAGTTACCAATACTAAATCGTGGCGAGGATTGTAATAAGCAGTAGTTAGAATTGCTTGTAAGTACTTCAGATTTTCCTAGGATTTGTTTAGATGAGCTGACAAGTTGTGATTTGGTCTTGCCACCTATAAATCTATTGGATACTAtatcaaaaatataatgaatataaGGCTAGTTGTGATTTCACACCTGATTCTATAATAATATATTGGATACTTTATACATAATTGATCCATTGTTTTTCATTAAATCATATTTGTCTAAATTCAGTAGTAATCTAGGAATGAATATGAGTTCATTTGAATGAAAATCAGAATTCTAAGAAGTGATCAAATGCATGAAAACGGGCAATCCAACTCTATTCAGTCCATATATATGTACATTGATTGGTTTTTCTAGATATTGTTCATTATTTCTctgtataaatttattaattgattaGTTGTTAAACTaatttccttcaaacttttatCCAAAGCtaaaaaaccatttcaaaaagAGTACTAATTATCAAGAATCTTTGGATCACTCCATTCTCGACACTAGATCGCTTAGGGTGCATTCTACTAGTCCTAGGGCTCTCGCGATCTAATCACAATGGAAAATCATGACAACAAAAgccataaataatataaatctagAGAGAATTGAGATTATAATTAAGATTTGGATGTTTACAAATTACACTTTGATAGTGAAAAGAAGTGTTAAAGGCAAGATGGTCATCATAGATCTTCTTTCCTAAATCTTAGTACAAGAAGGGTGGAATCTTATGTAGGGTTGATAGCTAGAGCTCTCTTGTCTTTGGAGTAAATAGGAAGACTGAACTAAAGCCTTAATCCCTAAGGGGTTTAATATAGGTTTAAAattggcttaagtgacttgagtctaTACtagcttaagtcacttaatctagctcaaTAAGGGGATTAAGCCTTATTGaactttaattaatcaattagcctagtctAAGGAGACCGTTCATAAgctcttgtgcaaccttgcattttTACCATAATGCCTTTATGTATACATGTGAATAGAAAACTcagttaattttaataaaccaTGCTATCAAGGAATTATACAAGTTCAAGTAGGGACCACTAAGATGGATGATATTTTTTTGAGTCTCAATGGCTCTTGTTCAAGCTCTTAATGTATGGTGGCACAATTTTGAGGGTATTTTGGGTTTCTAATTCATATATGTGTTTAAatgcattttggtaaaaatgaaaGGCTATACTAGATCATATGAATGCCTTTTTTGGACtaagttaattaattagttagagcttaattaattaggacccaagtGGGCTAGATTATGTGATCTAGACCTAATTTGCCTTTTAGGTGCTCCAATAATTGGGACATAATTTCTCCCTTTTATGTTATATATCAAGAGAATATCTAGCAATTACATTGTTGCGGTAGAGCCTTCCCATTGGATTAAGCAATGTATCAAAAGAAATGGACTTTGAGAAGTGATCGAGACTTGTTCCATAGCATCTCTAGAGGATGATATATTAGTAGCAGGTTTTACCATATATTAGCAGAATAACATGCTATAAAGAAAGTACTAGATACTTTCTTGCCACACCTCCTATAATGCCTCGATTTCCTCCCTATAATATGCTCTATCTTATCCTCAAATCGTAATCCCTTAACTTTCCTTTATAATCTGTTCTATTGTATTAAGTTTTGGCCATACATAGAGACATTTTGTTAAAGTAAGGGGAAAACACATAAACAactatataaagaaaaatattgtctTCTCTTACTCTTATTCAACTATTAAACAACCTCTTATTTATAAATACTAAcacctaaaaaaattgaaactcctaactaattttttttaaaaaaagaaaagaaattaagagcATGTTTGGCTATGtgattgaaaaacaattttctatttttaaaaacaaaaaaactgtttttaaaaatttctaacactATTTAACCGTTGttctttagaaacaatttttagagaacaagtagGAGTTGCtttcattagttttttaaaaataaaaagaaaacataggcttgtttgaccatattttttaaaattatttttaagttaaagaataaaaagtagtttttaaaaacaagtttaagaaaacattgaaaaattaCCCTAAATTAACcactcaaactaaaaatattactattgattttttaagaaccaaatcACATcctaatttttggaaattaacttccaaaaattaagtttattttcttatgtGTCCCTTTAGATTTGATTTGTTACTTTAAATAGCATTCTTAgctttttaaaacattcaaacTTGTGacatttgtaaaaatatcattgATTTGATTATGAGAGTTTGCAAATTTCATTtgcccttcctttttttttttttttttttatgatctctctctctctctctctgatatAGATATCTTGTATTAATGTGCTTGCTTTAATCACAGAATactagatttttttataatgctCACTTATTTGTTGTCCACATAGttctctgtattttttttttctagtggTAAACCTTTAACATATTTTTGAGTCAAATTACATAACAAATGCACAATGTTGCTTAAAAAATTTTGACTTCATAAGTTGAAAATGTTACAATAGGTTACTTTTTTGAAGTGCAAATGAATGTGATATCTctcaataaaaaacaaaaagttggCGATGCTCTTTCAATCATCAAAGTCTCTAGTATCCTAAGCATTGGTACAAAGGCAACaagcttaaaattatttggaagTGAATAATATAAGCAATAATAAGGTGTATCTTCAATGCATAGGAATTCTTTTTGTGATCTTTATGTGAGTCATCATCAGTACTGCTTCGTTATAATGACTAACAAGTCTAACTCCAAAAGGAATAGCCAACCTTGCATAAGTCAAGTAGCATAGGCTTCCAACTAAAATCTTATATTGTATTGATTCCTTCTTTATATCTTAACAATTTAACTTCATATTCTATTGGTGTACATATATTCATGTTAAACTTCTTGACAATTAATTTCTTTTGCATAACCTTAAttcttgagaaataaaaatgccCTTTTAGGTTTTATTCACTTCTATGCCAAGGTGGTATGACATGCAACCCATGTTAGTCATCTCACATTCTTAAGGGATTACTTCTTTGAACTATTGAAACATGaatgaattataaattgtaGTGAAGAATAAATGAATCAACATACACAAAAATGTTATGTATtacatttttcatttctatatGTAGAGAGGATGCTCATAAGgacattaataaaattattcttttaaaaatatatgtcaATTCTACTATTTCATGCACTTGGGCCTTTTTCTCATGTCTTTTTACCACATAGCATGGGTTGTTCCACATACACTTCTCCTTTAAGATGCTCATtcaaaaaaagtaaattttacatCTATTTGAAAAAAGTCTTTAAACATATTATTAATCTTATAGTTTTGAATTTCCCTTCATTATCTCTACTTCCcctgttttcaaaaaattctcaatttcaTCCAATAGAAAAGCTTTACAACTTCACCATCCTAGCCTTATCTTTATACTCTTCCACATCCCTCTTCACTAACTTAAGCCCGTTTTATTCTCTCTTGGGTTCGATACTCAAAATTCAGGTTACTACAAATTTATACTCTAGATTTGGAGATAGACAAAGGATTATCAAACACAAAATGCAAGCACTATGAGGGACAAATTTAAGCCTTTTCTTagcacaaattttattaaagttgaAGTCATCCCACATTGGTTAGGAGACCAGGTAGGAGAAGGGGAGAGGGGGGTGGTTTCCTTGTACTACAAAAGGAGGCCTCCACTTCCCCACTTCCAACATTATTCATCACAAAAAAAGGTTTTCATCCTTTTGTAAGCTTTTATATTCTCTCATCATAATTGAGAGAGAGACTGTAATTTTGTCTTTATAGGGATATTTTTCAGTCTAACCTTGTGAAGGTTTCCCTATAATTAGGAGGGTTTTACCATGTAAGTAGTTTTGTCCAttgctttattttccttttattactatattttcaaattatcgCTATAGGAATCAATTCATAAcagtggtatcaaagccaagTTTGGAACAATAAGTGGCTTACTTGTGTGGTTAGTATATGTCTAGGAAAGTTCTGTCAAAAAGGCAATAAGAGCTTAATGAAAGTGAGTTTTAAGTGAGATCATTGCGATCCTTCCACTTTCTTGGGAGGGCTGCATAACCATCTTCGTAACCATCTTTGTAAACGAGGGCTGCGATGGCGCAACAATCAGTTGAAGAAATTTCTGCTCAGTTTGTCACTTCTTTCTTCCCATCTATCGCTTCATTAATTAGGCCTGAAAGTGAGGTCAATGAAAATTGTCACAAAGAGGTTTGTATTGGACGCAACAAAATTAGATGCACTCAAGGCCTTAGGTACCAGCTAAGGAGTACAAAATCCAACACGGGTGGAAGTTTCAACTGCACTACTCTATAAATGTGCTGCTGCTGCATCTGAAGTAAGCTCAGGTTCTCCAATGTCCTCAGTTTTGATCCAACTGGTGAACCTGCGTGGAATACTAGCCCATCATTTCCACCAAATTCTTTTGGAAACTTGTACTTCTTTTCAATATCTGGAATTCAGGAAAATGACTTTGAGTTCCATGGCTTGGTGGGTCAGTTGAAGAAAGGGATTGCAAACCTTCGCAGTCATTATGGGAAAAAGTTTACAAACGATGAATTGCCATCCTATTAATGTTTTTAAGGGAAGGATCCCAATGTTTTTCTGATAGTAACAATCCTATTAATGTATATTTATGTAGCAGCTGGTGCAGGTTCCCATTATACCAAATGGACTTCGGCTGGGGAAAACCCGTATGGATTACCTAATTAGGCAGCATGTCCAATAGTAGAATCATTTGGATGGATACCAGAGAAGGGGATGGAATAGAAGCATTGATGACTCTGGAGAAACAAGACATGGCTATATTTGAACATGATGAGGAGCTCCTTCAATTTGCCTCTTTGAATCCGAGTATTTTAGACACCAACTGAGAGTCTATGGAAGGAAAACACCTGTCAGTTCTTTTTCTCATCGTCCAAGCTTCATGGCTTTGATTCTAACTTTAGGTGTTTCCCGCTTACCGTGTGGAGGCATGCATATCTATTCATTTGCATGTACGTTTGAAGTATTTTTCTCTATGTGTTTTATTTGgttctaataaatatttattctgTTCTAATTGACACAAGCATTTAATTGATTCAACCACATTTTTCCAAATACATCTTTATATGAAGGATGTTAACCAGCCAGTTCACAAGGGTCAGTGCTAAGcagttttgaaaaaaacaaaacataaaaaaaaaaaatttaataaaaaaaactctcaaatcttgttttaaaggaatttaaaaaaaattaaaataatctatGGTTCACGTTTAAGATTATGCCACATTAGCATGATGATGTGGTACAATGAAGGTATCAGATACTTTTGTACTGGAAGATGTATATAATTGTGTGGATAGGCGATGGTTATATGATCAACTACAAGTTGATC is a genomic window of Vitis riparia cultivar Riparia Gloire de Montpellier isolate 1030 chromosome 1, EGFV_Vit.rip_1.0, whole genome shotgun sequence containing:
- the LOC117920767 gene encoding stemmadenine O-acetyltransferase-like, producing MGEIEVEVISTDTIKPSSPTPAHLRHFQLSFLDQVLSPIFIPIILFYPMDGDVKVDTIERFIWLKKTLSMTLVQFYPLAGRVKDNLFIDCTDQGVPYFEAQVKCQLSEFICNPDPMQLSKFVPYALDDIVDIVLAIQVNIFKCGGIAIGVCISHKVADASSVITLVNGWAAVACRDTHMVCPQFGLANLFPPINLSGFNPSTGMTKEKILTKRFVFSASSVAALREKYADQSTTEDLPRRPTRIEALSALIWSRFMAVTHGMADPKKIYTILHAVNLRTRMDPPLPENYFGNIIWFAITRPCIDGMKEGKRHALVNQMREAIEKSMEIT